CGCTGAAAGCTCATCTAGACGATCGGTCAGCGGGCGGTTTGCGCCAAGGGGCGATGAGGGCGGGCGGCGGGGCATCGGCGACGCGGATTCAGAAAATGTGCGCTTCGCAGGTGGCAAGGAATGCCAGTCGACGACGCTTCAGCTCGCGGTAGACGGTGGCACGGGAGACGTTGAACAGCTCGGCGATCTCAGTCTGTGTGTACTCGCCCCGATCCTGGACGTCGAAGAGAAGCTTGCGCTGGGTCATCGACAGCTTCGGCTGCTTGCCCTTCAAGTGGCCCTTCGCACGAGCCACCGCCATCCCTTCTCTGGTGCGCATGCTGATCAGGTCGCGTTCGAACTCCGCGACCATGGCGAGCACGTTGAAAAGCAGCCTTCCGACCGGGTCTGTCGGGTCGTATCTGCTTCCGCCGAGACTGAGTGCGACGCCCTTCGTCGTGAGTTCGTCGGCGATGTCGCGTGCGTCCTTCACCGATCGGGCGAGCCGGTCGAGTTTGGTGACGACGAGGGTGTCGCCTTCTCGGACGGCGGCGAGTGCCTCGCGCAGTCCCGGCCTGGCCCGGTTGGTTCCGGTCAGCCCATGATCGACGTAGATGTTCGAATCGATGACCCCCAGTCGCAGTAACGCGTCGCGCTGCGAGGTGAGGTCTTGATCCGCCGTGGAGACCCTGGCATAGCCAACCTGTATTCCGTTCATGCCGCCGACGGTGCCACCATCATCGCGGATACGCACCCAGGATGGATCCTCATGCGCGCCGTGCACGGATCAGAGAGGTCGGCGGGCGTCCTTGAGGCAGTCCTGTGCGAGTCCGTGGTGGGTTCGGCAGACTTATGCCATGGCTCTCACGCGGATGCGTATCGAAGCAGAGGTCCTCGTGCCGCAGGCTCTCACTGATGTGTGGGACTTCCTCAGCGATCCGAAGAACTCCGAGCTGTGGGACAAGAGCGTTGCGAGCATCGAACCCGTCGACACGCGGCCGGTCGGGCTGGGCTGGGAGGGTACAACGACGGCACCATCGGGCATGCGCCAGAGCTTCCGGATCAGCCGGTGGGAACCTCCGAAGGCGTTCGCGTTCCAGTTGCAGCAGTCGTCGATGTTCCGCGAGGCCGAGTTGAGCTTCCACCTCGAGCCGACCGCCGGCGAGGTCCTCATCCTTCATCGACTGGACCTGCAGTTGCGCAACGTACTGCTTTACCCGGTGCTGCGGCTCACTGCGAAGCGAGCGCTCGGCGCTGACCTTCAGTCCCTGAAGGACTGGCTGGCCAAGACCTATCCCTCCGGGAGAGAACAACGATCGTAGATCGCAGGACCGCACGGATCGTCCACCGTGCTGCGGACTTCGTGTCACGCGGGATGACGGTGTGAGGCACATCTAGCGCAAGATGCCGCGTTCTCTGGCTGCCGAGACGGCTGCGGTTCGTGAGGTGACCGCGAGCTTGGTGAAGATGTGGGCGAGGTGGGATTTGACGGTGGTCTCGCTGACGAAGAGCTCTGTTGCGATGTCGGTGTTCGAGTGGCCAGCTGCGACAAGCTTGAGTACTTGCATCTCGCGACTGCTGAGGCTTGCTTGGGGGGCTCGCATGCGGTTCAGGAGTCGAGAGGCGATGACGGGAGCGAGGGCGCTTTCGCCGGCCGCGGCTGCTCGGACTGCTGCTGCGAGCTCGTGGGGTGGAGCATCTTTGAGGAGGTACCCGCTGGCGCCGGCTTCAACGGCTCCCAGGATGTCGGCGTCGGAGTCGTAGTTGGTGAGCACGAGAACGTAGGGGGCTGCGTCGAGGGCGCGGATACGTCGTGTGGCGTCGGCTCCGGTCGTTGATGCTTGGGCGCCGAACTGGAGATCCATCAGTACGACGTCAGGATTGCTGTGTTCTGCCGCAGTGACCGCTTCATCTGGTGTGGCAGCTTCCGCGATGACGTCTATGTCTCCCTCGAGGGCGAAGAGAGCCACGAGTCCCGCGCGGACGATGGGATGGTCGTCGGCGATGAGAAGCCGGATCATGTGGGCTGCTCCAAGGTGAGCTCGATGGTCAGTTGTGTTCCTCCGCCGGGGTAGGTGTCGATGGTGAGGCTGCCACCGAGTTGTTCGGCGCGTTCGCGGATCGCCTGGAGCCCGAACGAATCTGAGTGCCCGCGCGATTCCACGGTCGCGAGGTGGGGATCGAAGCCTTCTCCGTCGTCGGCAATGGTGAACTGCAGTCGCTCGTGATCGGCGGCGAGGGTGATGGTCGCGGTGGTGGCATGCGCGTGCTGGATGACGTTGGCGATGGCCCCCTGCGCGATTCGCAGGAGCGCCGTTTGGACGTGCATGGGTAGATCGAGTTTGTCGGATACCCGCACGTTGACCTGAAGTCCTTGCGCTGCCCATCGAGTGTTGGCGAGTCTCCGCAGTGCCCCGCCGAGTCCGCGGTCGTCAAGGTCGGGCGGGGTGAGTTCGCGGATGAACCGGCGTGCATCGGCAAGATTGTTGGCTGCAGTTTCGCGTGCGAGGCGGATGTGTTCGGCACCAGGTCGATCAGGGTCGGCTTTTTCGGCGGCGTGAAGGAGCATCTGGATGCTGGAGAGGCCCTGCGCGACGGTGTCGTGGATTTCGCGGGCTAGCCGGGCGCGTTCGGCGAGGACTCCGGATTCGTGTTCGGTTGCGGCGAGCTGTCCTCGGGTCGCGAGCAGTTCGCGCATGAGGGTCTCGCGTTGTTCCGCCTCGCGGGCAAGAGCCTGGTAGCCGAGACCGATCAGGAGGGCGACTCCTGCCCCGATCAGTGGGCCGACGACTCCCGCGAGACTCCATCCGTTATGGATGCCGAGCGCACAGATCGCGGTCACGGTAGCGAGCACGATCGCTGCAGCGCCCCACCAGGGGCCGAGGAGGTGGAGGTAGAGGAAGAACAGGGGGAAGACGAGGTACGCGGCTTCGGGAGTCAGCCACAAGAGGACCACCCACTCGAGCGTGAGCGCCGCCAACCAGAGCAGGCGCACGGCGTGGGCATTCTGACCTGTGGTCCTGGCCTTTATCGCCCCGACCCCGTATGTGGCGATCATCCCCAGCGTGAGGACGATAGCGGCGACGCTGTTCTCCGTGGGTGAGATCACTGCACGGACGATGACCAGAACGGCGAGAGCAGCGAAAAGTACATGCAGTCCGGTGCGCAGACCCACGAATACGGGGGTGAGCGCAGTGTGGGGCATGGACC
This window of the Microbacterium sp. SSM24 genome carries:
- a CDS encoding sensor histidine kinase, with protein sequence MPHTALTPVFVGLRTGLHVLFAALAVLVIVRAVISPTENSVAAIVLTLGMIATYGVGAIKARTTGQNAHAVRLLWLAALTLEWVVLLWLTPEAAYLVFPLFFLYLHLLGPWWGAAAIVLATVTAICALGIHNGWSLAGVVGPLIGAGVALLIGLGYQALAREAEQRETLMRELLATRGQLAATEHESGVLAERARLAREIHDTVAQGLSSIQMLLHAAEKADPDRPGAEHIRLARETAANNLADARRFIRELTPPDLDDRGLGGALRRLANTRWAAQGLQVNVRVSDKLDLPMHVQTALLRIAQGAIANVIQHAHATTATITLAADHERLQFTIADDGEGFDPHLATVESRGHSDSFGLQAIRERAEQLGGSLTIDTYPGGGTQLTIELTLEQPT
- a CDS encoding recombinase family protein is translated as MNGIQVGYARVSTADQDLTSQRDALLRLGVIDSNIYVDHGLTGTNRARPGLREALAAVREGDTLVVTKLDRLARSVKDARDIADELTTKGVALSLGGSRYDPTDPVGRLLFNVLAMVAEFERDLISMRTREGMAVARAKGHLKGKQPKLSMTQRKLLFDVQDRGEYTQTEIAELFNVSRATVYRELKRRRLAFLATCEAHIF
- a CDS encoding SRPBCC family protein → MALTRMRIEAEVLVPQALTDVWDFLSDPKNSELWDKSVASIEPVDTRPVGLGWEGTTTAPSGMRQSFRISRWEPPKAFAFQLQQSSMFREAELSFHLEPTAGEVLILHRLDLQLRNVLLYPVLRLTAKRALGADLQSLKDWLAKTYPSGREQRS
- a CDS encoding LuxR C-terminal-related transcriptional regulator, yielding MIRLLIADDHPIVRAGLVALFALEGDIDVIAEAATPDEAVTAAEHSNPDVVLMDLQFGAQASTTGADATRRIRALDAAPYVLVLTNYDSDADILGAVEAGASGYLLKDAPPHELAAAVRAAAAGESALAPVIASRLLNRMRAPQASLSSREMQVLKLVAAGHSNTDIATELFVSETTVKSHLAHIFTKLAVTSRTAAVSAARERGILR